The sequence CTCGGACGCGGAAGCGCGCGAGCAGAATGTCGGCGGCGAAGTGCTCGCGGAGGTGTTCTGATATGAGCCGCATCGGCAAGAAGCCGGTAACCGTACCGGCAGGCGTCACCGCCTCGATCGACGGCGGCGTGCTGAGCGTGAAGGGTCCGAAGGGCACCCTGTCGCTCACGCTTCGCGACGAGATCAAGTACGAGCTTTCGGACGGCGGCATCTCGGTGCAGCCGGCCAACGACAGCAAGTCGGCGCGTGCCTTCTGGGGCATGCAGCGCACGCTCGTTCAGAACCTGGTGACCGGCGTGACCGAGGGCTTCTCCAAGAAGCTCCTGATCACCGGCGTCGGCTATCGCGCGGCGTCGCAGGGCAAGGTGCTCAAGCTCCAGCTCGGCTATTCGCACGACGTCAATTTCGACATCCCA is a genomic window of Sphingomonas sp. containing:
- the rplF gene encoding 50S ribosomal protein L6, whose protein sequence is MSRIGKKPVTVPAGVTASIDGGVLSVKGPKGTLSLTLRDEIKYELSDGGISVQPANDSKSARAFWGMQRTLVQNLVTGVTEGFSKKLLITGVGYRAASQGKVLKLQLGYSHDVNFDIPEGIEIKTPDQTTVEISGIDKQKVGQVAAEIRRWRKPEPYKGKGIKYDGEFIFRKEGKKK